A region of Oncorhynchus kisutch isolate 150728-3 linkage group LG29, Okis_V2, whole genome shotgun sequence DNA encodes the following proteins:
- the LOC109874001 gene encoding procollagen C-endopeptidase enhancer 2-like, with protein MKCEDCIWGLSVLLALCLGWAQGQSQSQPGTNYTRPVFHCGGDMAADSGFVGSEGFPSYYKPNSKCTWRITVPEGNVVMLSFRIFDMEADAMCRYDYLDVYNGHSNMVQKLGRFCGTFRPGTLISTTNTMMLEMVSDSETGGRGFLAYFNGGKPHVDDHQFCGGKMTKAQGEVKTPNWPEKNYPAGISCSWLVTVEPDQVIEVKFDKFDLESDSYCRFDYVAFFNGGEKDDSRRIGKYCGDVSPQTIVTNGNVLLVQFVSDLSVTSDGFMASYTSVPRGSRTPTVDNTGSGPRIESVPRRPAVKPILPERTVIITTTTKPPTTDRYQAPSTPQPKEPTVKPKPVKPVRTRPPNKPGSDRTRVTRPDGKRPVPLNPLCAKACKRDGNIKSSFCASEFVITGKVTALTPGPQGSVYIGVSLIKAYKAGRLTITQAGENMSVKLVSACKKCPVIRRGMPYILMGHVDEDGRGTMAPGAFTALYKAPYHKLLTNINNQPC; from the exons ATGAAGTGTGAGGATTGTATCTGGGGTCTTTCTGTTCTCCTGGCTCTCTGTTTAGGATGGGCACagggccagagccagagccaACCAGGGACTAACTACACCAG GCCTGTGTTTCACTGTGGAGGAGACATGGCTGCAGACTCAGGCTTTGTGGGCAGTGAAGGATTTCCAAGCTACTACAAACCCAACAGCAAATGTACCTGGCGTATTACA GTCCCAGAAGGCAATGTGGTCATGCTCTCCTTCCGCATCTTCGACATGGAGGCTGACGCCATGTGTCGTTATGATTACCTGGATGTGTACAACGGCCACTCCAACATGGTGCAGAAACTGGGGAGGTTCTGTGGAACGTTCAGGCCGGGTactctcatctccaccaccaacaccatgATGCTGGAGATGGTGTCTGACTCTGAGACTGGAGGGAGGGGCTTCCTGGCTTACTTCAATGGAGGAAAACCACATGTGGATG ATCACCAATTCTGTGGAGGCAAGATGACAAAAGCCCAGGGTGAAGTAAAAACACCTAACTGGCCTGAGAAGAATTACCCAGCTGGCATCAGCTGCTCCTGGCTCGTCACAGTAGAGCCTGACCAG GTGATTGAGGTGAAGTTTGATAAGTTTGATTTGGAGTCAGACAGTTACTGCCGCTTTGACTATGTTGCCTTCTTCAACGGTGGAGAGAAAGATGACTCTCGACGCATTGGAAAATACTGTGGAGACGTCAGCCCCCA AACCATTGTGACCAATGGGAACGTGCTCCTTGTGCAGTTTGTGTCTGACCTCAGCGTGACATCCGATGGCTTCATGGCCAGTTACACCAGCGTCCCCCGTGGATCCAGAACCCCCACAGTAGACAACACAGGATCAGGACCTCGTATAGAGTCAGTCCCCAGGAGGCCTGCAGTCAAACCCATCCTACCTGAGAGAACAGTcatcataaccaccaccaccaagccACCCACTACAGACAGATACCAGGCCCCCTCAACCCCACAGCCCAAGGAGCCCACTGTCAAACCCAAACCAGTCAAACCAGTCAGGACCCGCCCACCAAATAAGCCAGGCTCAGACAGGACCAGAGTGACTAGACCAGATGGAAAGAGGCCAG TTCCCCTGAACCCACTGTGTGCAAAGGCATGTAAGAGGGATGGAAACATCAAGAGCAGTTTCTGTGCCAGCGAATTTG tgaTCACGGGTAAGGTGACAGCGCTGACCCCTGGTCCTCAGGGCAGTGTCTATATCGGTGTGTCTCTCATCAAGGCCTACAAGGCTGGCCGGCTGACTATCACCCAGGCAGGAGAGAACATGTCTGTCAAACTGGTGTCAGCCTGCAAGAAGTGTCCTGTCATCCGCAGAG GAATGCCCTACATCTTGATGGGCCATGTGGATGAGGATGGGCGTGGCACAATGGCTCCTGGGGCTTTCACTGCCCTATACAAGGCCCCATATCACAAACTGCTGACCAATATCAACAACCAACCATGCTAA